One Manihot esculenta cultivar AM560-2 chromosome 6, M.esculenta_v8, whole genome shotgun sequence DNA segment encodes these proteins:
- the LOC110617112 gene encoding NAC domain-containing protein 7 → MNTFSHVPPGFRFHPTDEELVDYYLRKKVNSRRIDLDVIKDVDLYKIEPWDLQEICRIGTEDQNEWYFFSHKDKKYPTGTRTNRATAAGFWKATGRDKAIYSKHDLIGMRKTLVFYKGRAPNGQKSDWIMHEYRLETEENGTHQEEGWVVCRVFKKRITTVRKMSEHESSSWYEDQVSFMHEEDSPPNQNSQPDLGYHLAYPCKKELDMQYHNQVSSSHDHFLELPLLQSPKLLKAVTVYGLDINQASTLQSSSFSPEEQRREQSLHLLYGHQNNNRQPVDPVTDWRVLDKFVASQLSQDDLPKENNSYSNATNNIFHSSDQANMVAKHLSKQETAPENASTSTPGSQIEIWK, encoded by the exons ATGAACACTTTTTCACATGTTCCTCCTGGTTTCCGGTTCCATCCCACCGATGAAGAACTAGTTGATTACTACCTTAGGAAAAAAGTTAATTCAAGAAGGATTGACCTAGATGTCATTAAAGATGTCGACCTCTATAAAATCGAGCCATGGGACCTTCAAG AAATATGCCGAATAGGGACAGAAGATCAAAATGAATGGTACTTTTTTAGCCATAAAGACAAGAAGTATCCAACTGGGACTCGCACAAATAGAGCCACTGCTGCAGGATTTTGGAAAGCAACAGGTAGAGATAAAGCAATCTATTCCAAGCATGACTTGATTGGTATGAGGAAGACCTTAGTCTTTTACAAGGGCCGTGCTCCAAACGGACAGAAATCAGACTGGATTATGCACGAGTATCGCCTTGAAACTGAAGAAAATGGAACTCATCAG GAAGAAGGTTGGGTTGTTTGCAGGGTGTTCAAGAAAAGAATAACAACTGTGAGGAAAATGAGCGAGCATGAATCAAGCAGTTGGTATGAGGATCAAGTTTCTTTCATGCATGAGGAGGACTCGCCTCCAAATCAAAACTCACAGCCTGATTTGGGCTATCACCTCGCTTACCCGTGCAAGAAAGAGTTGGATATGCAGTATCATAATCAGGTTTCCAGCAGCCATGATCACTTCCTCGAGCTTCCCCTTCTACAAAGCCCTAAACTTTTGAAAGCTGTCACTGTCTATGGACTAGACATAAACCAGGCAAGCACTCTGCAATCCTCGTCTTTTTCACCAGAAGAGCAAAGACGTGAACAAAGCTTGCATCTTCTCTATGGTCACCAAAATAATAATAGGCAACCAGTTGATCCAGTGACTGATTGGAGAGTTCTAGACAAGTTTGTTGCTTCTCAACTAAGCCAAGACGACCTGCCCAAGGAAAATAATAGCTACTCAAATGCAACCAACAATATCTTCCACTCATCAGATCAGGCAAATATGGTTGCTAAGCACTTGAGCAAGCAAGAAACCGCGCCAGAAAATGCTTCCACGTCCACCCCCGGTAGTCAAATTGAGATATGGA